A section of the Salvelinus fontinalis isolate EN_2023a chromosome 33, ASM2944872v1, whole genome shotgun sequence genome encodes:
- the nkapd1 gene encoding NKAP domain containing 1, producing the protein MSRVPMGKVLLRNVIRHTDAHNKIQEESEMWKLRWMEKGPSTSHKPMPPSSNPSRSHMHCDRVEDGSVDRLGDRLRRREHSSGQDEREARYWTKELYDFEANDPDRWGHSGFKELYPEEFKSDWERDCGDDQNGHCRKKNTKSRLKTAKSKHLKKSSKKKKKKKKKKKEEKRTGESDGESSSDSVKQKRKSSKSKHKRKKSEREEESSSEERGRRRKRQMDSHRDSGPESHKKRKNWKAGEDKSEDSSED; encoded by the exons ATGTCCAGGGTGCCGATGGGAAAGGTGTTGCTGCGAAATGTTATTCGTCACACAGATGCCCACAACAAG ATCCAAGAGGAGTCAGAAATGTGGAAGTTGAGGTGGATGGAGAAGGGTCCGTCCACCAGCCACAAACCGATGCCACCATCTTCAAATCCATCCAG GAGTCACATGCACTGTGATCGTGTGGAGGATGGGTCTGTAGATAGACTGGGAGACCGGCTGCGGAGAAGAGAACACAGCTCTGGCCAGGACGAGAGGGAGGCACGCTACTGGACCAAGGAACTCTATGACTTCGAAGCCAATGATCCAGACAG ATGGGGACACAGCGGTTTTAAGGAGCTATACCCAGAGGAGTTTAAAAGTGACTG GGAAAGAGACTGTGGTGATGATCAGAATGGGCATTGCAGAAAGAAAAATACTAAGTCCAGACTTAAAACAGCCAAATCAAAACATCTGAAGAAGTcgtccaagaagaagaagaagaagaagaagaagaagaaagaggaaaaGAGGACAGGTGAGTCAGATGGTGAGTCCAGCAGCGACAGTGTCAAACAGAAGAGGAAAAGCAGCAAGAGCAAACATAAGAggaaaaagagtgagagagaggaggagagcagctcagaggagagagggagaaggaggaaacGACAGATGGACTCCCACAGAGACTCAGGACCAGAGTCACACAAGAAGAGGAAAAACTGGAAAGCAGGAGAGGACAAATCAGAGGACAGTTCTGAGGATTGA